The following proteins are encoded in a genomic region of Bacteroidota bacterium:
- a CDS encoding lysophospholipid acyltransferase family protein: protein MPYFCATVASMLAYLFALPFLYLIALLPMWALYRVSDGLYLLLYRVLGYRRAVVWQNLSRAFPDKSEAERQAIMKAYYHHLCDLLLETFKLLTFSQKQLQRRCSFRNMEVFEQLAAQGRSCVAVMGHLGNWEWTGASAGTFVPHRIYALYKPLSNKYFDRLVYRMRSRFGTHLLSMHESVRYMMGNTAELSATTFIADQTPAPQGAYWTTFLHQPTPIFWGTEKIARKLNLPVVYVGVYKRRRGYYEIVPELLEAEPARTRPGELTERHTRRLEQDIYASPPYWLWSHRRWKHAPPTNWHHGESLARND, encoded by the coding sequence ATGCCCTACTTTTGTGCGACCGTAGCCAGTATGCTTGCCTACCTGTTTGCCCTGCCTTTTCTATACCTGATAGCCCTGCTGCCCATGTGGGCTCTGTATAGGGTGAGTGATGGCCTGTACCTGCTGCTGTACCGTGTGCTGGGCTACCGCAGGGCGGTGGTGTGGCAGAACCTGAGCCGGGCCTTTCCGGATAAATCAGAGGCTGAGCGCCAGGCTATTATGAAGGCCTACTACCACCACCTGTGCGACCTGCTACTGGAGACCTTCAAGCTACTGACCTTTAGCCAGAAGCAGCTACAGCGGCGCTGCTCTTTCCGGAACATGGAGGTGTTTGAGCAGCTGGCAGCCCAGGGCCGCAGCTGCGTGGCGGTGATGGGCCACCTGGGCAATTGGGAGTGGACGGGTGCCAGCGCGGGTACATTTGTTCCCCACAGGATATATGCATTGTACAAGCCACTGAGCAACAAATACTTTGATAGGCTGGTATACCGTATGCGCAGCCGCTTTGGCACCCACCTGCTCAGCATGCACGAGTCGGTACGCTACATGATGGGCAACACGGCGGAGCTGAGCGCCACCACCTTCATAGCCGACCAAACGCCCGCCCCACAGGGGGCCTACTGGACCACCTTTCTCCATCAGCCCACACCGATCTTTTGGGGGACAGAGAAGATAGCACGCAAGCTGAACCTGCCCGTAGTGTATGTCGGGGTATACAAGCGCCGGCGTGGCTACTATGAGATTGTACCGGAACTGCTGGAGGCAGAGCCTGCCCGCACGCGGCCCGGCGAACTAACCGAGCGCCATACCCGCCGCCTGGAGCAGGATATTTACGCCAGTCCGCCCTACTGGCTATGGAGCCACCGCCGGTGGAAACACGCACCACCCACAAACTGGCATCATGGAGAATCCCTAGCAAGGAATGATTAA